One window of Clarias gariepinus isolate MV-2021 ecotype Netherlands chromosome 21, CGAR_prim_01v2, whole genome shotgun sequence genomic DNA carries:
- the zgc:65851 gene encoding low molecular weight neuronal intermediate filament — translation MSCHSDVYATSSYRKFFGDSSRVSAAPPAPRSSAGYRGYGGGAYRSRVSTGLLSSSPAADAADLAHSAASVTELKIVRTNEKEQLQGLNDRFASFIERVRELEQHNRALEAEAESLRRSLGSEPARLRDLYERELRELRERADQLERDRSRAQLENAQLGEALARVQDKLREESRLREEAERELQHCRKEAEEGALHELELHKRVESLLHEIDFARKVHDEEVRELQASLQASQISVEMDMSKPDLTVALKDIRAQYEVLSSRNQQQAEDWYRSKFAGVTTATTRDTGAIKQTRDELSSCRRQVQARTLEIEALRNHNEALERQLAEMEDRHSTEIGELQETIAQLEDALHSTKGEMSRHLREYQELLNVKMALDIEIASYRKLLESEECRLGNVGMTSLHPTYSAVNVGITSIHPTYSAVNVGTTSIHPTYSPVSYSVGRAYTLGSYMRGVAKPETEEEEGEKEVEAREEEEEVEEQEGGGEEEQEEAVEEEGGEEEEAEEEEKEEGGVEDKEEEGGEEEEGGEEAEQGEEGEQGEEGEQEEEVAQGEEEEVVKEEKEEKKEQEEEKTEVKEQEEEKTEVKEQEEEETTEVKEQEEEKTEVKEEEKTEVKEQEEEKTEVKEQEEEKTEVKEQKEEKTEVKKQGEEKTEVKEQEEDKTEVKVQDEKKTEVKEQVEEKKKDKEMVVEKEKEKKSEEKEGDAKAETKTESKAEKTESSKGDQSK, via the exons ATGAGTTGCCATAGCGACGTTTACGCCACGAGCTCCTACCGGAAGTTTTTCGGGGACTCCTCTCGGGTGTCCGCCGCTCCTCCTGCGCCCCGGTCCTCGGCTGGTTACCGGGGTTACGGAGGGGGCGCGTACCGCAGCCGCGTGTCCACCGGCCTGCTGTCATCCTCACCGGCGGCGGACGCGGCGGATCTGGCGCACTCAGCGGCCTCGGTGACCGAGCTGAAGATCGTGCGCACCAACGAGAAGGAGCAGCTGCAGGGCCTCAACGACCGCTTCGCCTCGTTCATCGAGCGCGTCCGCGAGCTCGAGCAGCACAACCGCGCGCTCGAGGCCGAGGCCGAGTCCCTGCGCCGCAGCCTGGGCTCCGAGCCAGCGCGCCTCCGCGACCTCTACGAGCgcgagctgcgcgagctccgcGAGCGCGCCGACCAGCTCGAGCGCGACCGGAGCCGCGCGCAGCTCGAGAACGCGCAACTCGGCGAGGCGCTCGCGCGCGTCCAGGACAAGCTGCGCGAGGAGAGCCGCCTGCGCGAGGAGGCCGAGCGCGAGCTGCAGCACTGCCGCAAGGAGGCGGAGGAGGGGGCGCTGCACGAGCTCGAGCTGCACAAGAGGGTGGAGTCGCTGCTGCACGAGATCGACTTCGCGCGCAAAGTGCACGATGAGGAAGTGCGCGAGCTGCAGGCGTCACTGCAAGCCTCCCAG ATTTCTGTGGAGATGGACATGAGCAAACCGGATCTCACTGTGGCTCTGAAGGACATTCGGGCGCAGTATGAAGTTTTGTCCTCCAGGAACCAGCAGCAGGCCGAGGACTGGTACCGTTCCAAGTTCGCGGGGGTGACCACGGCGACAACACGTGACACAGGTGCCATTAAACAGACCAGGGACGAGCTGAGCTCATGTCGACGCCAGGTCCAGGCACGTACGCTGGAGATTGAAGCTTTGCGCAATCACAACGAGGCCCTCGAGCGACAGCTGGCCGAGATGGAGGATCGCCACAGCACCGAGATCGGAGAGTTGCAG GAGACGATCGCTCAGCTAGAAGACGCTCTGCACAGCACTAAAGGAGAAATGTCCCGTCACCTGCGCGAATATCAGGAGCTACTAAACGTCAAAATGGCCCTGGACATCGAGATCGCCTCCTACAG GAAATTGCTGGAAAGTGAAGAGTGCCGTCTGGGCAACGTGGGCATGACCTCTCTTCATCCCACCTACTCTGCCGTCAACGTGGGCATTACCTCGATTCATCCCACCTACTCTGCCGTCAACGTAGGCACGACCTCGATTCACCCCACCTACTCTCCCGTTTCCTACTCGGTGGGACGTGCTTACACCCTGGGTTCCTACATGAGGGGCGTGGCCAAACCTGAGACTGAGGAGGAAGAGGGCGAAAAGGAAGTGGAGGCAagggaagaggaagaagaagtaGAGGAacaagaaggaggaggagaagaagaacaagaagaagcaGTTGAGGAGGaaggaggagaggaagaggaggcagaagaggaggagaaggaggagggagGAGTAGAGGATAAAGAAGAGGAAGGtggtgaagaagaagaaggaggagaagaagcAGAACAAGGGGAGGAAGGAGAACAAGGAGAGGAAGGAGAACAAGAAGAGGAAGTAGCCCAGGGTGAGGAAGAGGAGGTGGTTAAGGAAGAGAAGGAAGAGAAGAAGGAACAGGAAGAGGAAAAGACAGAAGTAAAGGAACAGGAAGAGGAGAAGACAGAAGTAAAGGaacaggaagaggaggagacGACTGAAGTAAAGGAACAGGAAGAGGAGAAGACAGAAGTAAAGGAAGAGGAGAAGACAGAAGTAAAGGAACAGGAAGAGGAGAAGACAGAAGTAAAGGAACAGGAAGAGGAGAAGACAGAAGTAAAGGaacagaaagaggaaaagacaGAAGTAAAGAAGCAGGGAGAGGAGAAGACAGAGGTAAAGGAACAGGAAGAGGATAAGACAGAGGTTAAGGTGCAAGATGAGAAGAAGACAGAGGTAAAAGAGCAGgtagaggagaagaagaaggacaAGGAGATGGTggtagagaaagagaaagagaagaagagcgAAGAGAAGGAAGGAGATGCTAAGGCTGAGACCAAAACTGAGAGCAAAGCAGAGAAAACCGAAAGCAGTAAAGGAGACCAGAGCAAGTAA